A window of Gopherus evgoodei ecotype Sinaloan lineage chromosome 13, rGopEvg1_v1.p, whole genome shotgun sequence contains these coding sequences:
- the GPN3 gene encoding GPN-loop GTPase 3, with protein sequence MPRFAQLVMGPAGSGKSTYCSNMVQHCAAINRSVQVVNLDPAAEYFNYPLMADIRELIEVDDVMEDDSLRFGPNGGLVFCMEYFAKNFDWLEDSLGHVEDDYILFDCPGQIELYTHLPVMKQLVEQLQQWEFRVCGVFLVDSQFMVESFKFISGVLAALSAMILLEIPQINIMTKMDLLSKKAKTEIEKYLDPDMYSVIEDSANILKSTVFKKLTNAICGLIDDYSMVRFLPYDHSDEESINIVLQHIDFAIQYGEDLEFKEPKENEEEKPATLDEYFQDQVDE encoded by the exons ATGCCTCGCTTCGCTCAGCTGGTCATGGGCCCGGCGGGCAGTGGCAAG AGCACTTACTGTTCCAACATGGTCCAGCATTGTGCAGCCATAAACCGCTCTGTGCAAGTTGTTAACCTAGACCCTGCAGCAGAATATTTCAATTATCCTCTGATGGCTG ACATTCGAGAATTAATTGAAGTGGATGATGTTATGGAAGATGACTCCTTAAGGTTTGGTCCCAATGGTGGTTTAGTATTTTGCATGGAATACTTTGCCAAAAACTTTGACTGGCTTGAGGATTCTCTTGGCCATGTAGAGGATGACTATATACTCTTTGATTGCCCAG GTCAGATTGAACTCTATACTCATTTGCCAGTGATgaaacagctggtggagcagctgcagcagtgggaATTCCGTGTCTGTGGAGTTTTTCTTGTTGATTCTCAGTTTATGGTGGAATCTTTTAAG TTTATTTCCGGAGTCTTGGCAGCCCTCAGTGCAATGATATTGTTAGAGATTCCACAGATCAACATCATGACCAAAATGGATTTGTTGAGCAAGAAAGCTAAAACGGAAATTGAAAA GTATTTAGATCCCGATATGTATTCTGTGATCGAAGATTCTGCAAATATACTAAAAAGCACAGTGTTCAAGAAACTGACTAACGCTATATGTGGATTG ATTGATGACTACAGCATGGTTCGATTTTTACCTTATGATCACTCTGATGAAGAAAGCATAAATATTGTGCTGCAGCACATAGACTTTGCTATTCAGTACGGGGAAGATCTAGAATTTAAAGAACCAAAG GAAAATGAAGAAGAGAAACCTGCTACTTTAGATGAATATTTTCAAGACCAAGTGGATGAGTAA